One window from the genome of Maylandia zebra isolate NMK-2024a linkage group LG18, Mzebra_GT3a, whole genome shotgun sequence encodes:
- the septin2 gene encoding septin-2 isoform X1, producing the protein MSQADKMKQGQFSNPETPGYVGFANLPNQVHRKSVKKGFEFTLMVVGESGLGKSTLINSLFLTDLYPERVIPGAAEKIERTVQIEASTVEIEERGVKLRLTVVDTPGYGDAINSQDCFSTIISYIDDQFERYLHDESGLNRRHIVDNRVHCCFYFISPLGHGLKPLDVQFMKAIHNKVNVVPVIAKADTLTLRERERLKRRILDEIDEHGIKIYHLPDAESDEDEDFKEQTRILKASIPFAVVGSNQQIEAKGKKVRGRLYPWGVVEVENPEHNDFLKLRIMLITHMQDLQEVTQDLHYENFRSERLKRGGRLSSHGYILPMSPAKGPEPEEMDKDMILQEKEAELRRMQEMIAKMQAQMQKQGDGEGEGQHV; encoded by the exons ATGTCTCAAGCTGACAAAATGAAG CAGGGGCAGTTCTCAAACCCCGAGACCCCGGGGTATGTTGGATTCGCCAACCTGCCTAATCAGGTTCATCGAAAATCTGTAAAAAAGGGCTTTGAGTTCACCCTTATGGTTGTAG GTGAATCTGGACTTGGAAAATCCACCTTGATCAACAGCCTCTTCCTCACTGACCTGTACCCTGAGAGAGTCATTCCtggagcagcag AAAAAATAGAAAGGACAGTTCAGATCGAGGCATCCACTGTAGAAATCGAGGAGCGAGGAGTGAAGCTCCGCCTCACTGTGGTTGACACACCAGGATACGGAGACGCCATCAACAGCCAAGACTG TTTCAGCACCATTATCAGCTACATTGATGACCAGTTTGAGCGCTACCTCCACGACGAGAGCGGCCTAAATCGTAGACACATTGTTGACAATAGAGTTCACTGCTGCTTCTATTTCATCTCCCCACTCGGCCACGG CCTGAAACCACTTGACGTCCAGTTCATGAAGGCCATTCACAACAAGGTCAATGTGGTTCCTGTCATCGCTAAGGCCGACACACTCACcctcagagagagggagaggctcAAGCGCAGG ATTCTCGATGAGATCGACGAGCATGGCATCAAAATCTACCATCTTCCCGATGCTGAGtcagatgaagatgaagatttCAAAGAGCAGACGAGGATCCTCAAG GCTAGCATCCCATTTGCAGTGGTAGGTTCCAACCAGCAGATTGAGGCCAAAGGGAAAAAGGTCAGAGGTCGTCTGTACCCTTGGGGagtggtggaggtggagaaCCCGGAGCACAATGATTTCCTCAAACTGCGGATCATGCTGAT AACCCACATGCAGGATCTCCAGGAAGTAACCCAGGACCTGCACTATGAGAACTTCCGTTCGGAGCGCCTCAAACGGGGTGGCAGGTTGTCCTCCCATGGTTACATTCTGCCTATGTCTCCTGC AAAGGGACCTGAGCCGGAGGAAATGGACAAGGATATGATCCTGCAGGAGAAGGAGGCTGAG CTGAGGCGAATGCAGGAGATGATTGCCAAGATGCAGGCCCAGATGCAGAAACAAGGAGACGGAGAGGGAGAAGGCCAACATGTGTGA
- the septin2 gene encoding septin-2 isoform X2, which yields MSQADKMKQGQFSNPETPGYVGFANLPNQVHRKSVKKGFEFTLMVVGESGLGKSTLINSLFLTDLYPERVIPGAAEKIERTVQIEASTVEIEERGVKLRLTVVDTPGYGDAINSQDCFSTIISYIDDQFERYLHDESGLNRRHIVDNRVHCCFYFISPLGHGLKPLDVQFMKAIHNKVNVVPVIAKADTLTLRERERLKRRILDEIDEHGIKIYHLPDAESDEDEDFKEQTRILKASIPFAVVGSNQQIEAKGKKVRGRLYPWGVVEVENPEHNDFLKLRIMLITHMQDLQEVTQDLHYENFRSERLKRGGRKGPEPEEMDKDMILQEKEAELRRMQEMIAKMQAQMQKQGDGEGEGQHV from the exons ATGTCTCAAGCTGACAAAATGAAG CAGGGGCAGTTCTCAAACCCCGAGACCCCGGGGTATGTTGGATTCGCCAACCTGCCTAATCAGGTTCATCGAAAATCTGTAAAAAAGGGCTTTGAGTTCACCCTTATGGTTGTAG GTGAATCTGGACTTGGAAAATCCACCTTGATCAACAGCCTCTTCCTCACTGACCTGTACCCTGAGAGAGTCATTCCtggagcagcag AAAAAATAGAAAGGACAGTTCAGATCGAGGCATCCACTGTAGAAATCGAGGAGCGAGGAGTGAAGCTCCGCCTCACTGTGGTTGACACACCAGGATACGGAGACGCCATCAACAGCCAAGACTG TTTCAGCACCATTATCAGCTACATTGATGACCAGTTTGAGCGCTACCTCCACGACGAGAGCGGCCTAAATCGTAGACACATTGTTGACAATAGAGTTCACTGCTGCTTCTATTTCATCTCCCCACTCGGCCACGG CCTGAAACCACTTGACGTCCAGTTCATGAAGGCCATTCACAACAAGGTCAATGTGGTTCCTGTCATCGCTAAGGCCGACACACTCACcctcagagagagggagaggctcAAGCGCAGG ATTCTCGATGAGATCGACGAGCATGGCATCAAAATCTACCATCTTCCCGATGCTGAGtcagatgaagatgaagatttCAAAGAGCAGACGAGGATCCTCAAG GCTAGCATCCCATTTGCAGTGGTAGGTTCCAACCAGCAGATTGAGGCCAAAGGGAAAAAGGTCAGAGGTCGTCTGTACCCTTGGGGagtggtggaggtggagaaCCCGGAGCACAATGATTTCCTCAAACTGCGGATCATGCTGAT AACCCACATGCAGGATCTCCAGGAAGTAACCCAGGACCTGCACTATGAGAACTTCCGTTCGGAGCGCCTCAAACGGGGTGGCAG AAAGGGACCTGAGCCGGAGGAAATGGACAAGGATATGATCCTGCAGGAGAAGGAGGCTGAG CTGAGGCGAATGCAGGAGATGATTGCCAAGATGCAGGCCCAGATGCAGAAACAAGGAGACGGAGAGGGAGAAGGCCAACATGTGTGA
- the stk25b gene encoding serine/threonine-protein kinase 25, translated as MAHLRDMQNQNTRLDPEEYFTKQERIGKGSFGEVYKGINNRTKEVVAIKIIDLEEAEDEIEDIQQEITVLSQCDSPYVTKYYGSYLKGTKLWIIMEYLGGGSALDLLRPGPLEETYIATILREILKGLEYLHSERKIHRDIKAANVLLSEQGDVKLADFGVAGQLTDTQIKRNTFVGTPFWMAPEVIKQSAYDFKADIWSLGITAIELAKGEPPNSDLHPMRVLFLIPKNTPPTLEGPYSKPFKEFVEACLNKDPRFRPTAKELLKHKFITRYTKKTAYLTELIDRYRRWKSEGHGEESSSDDSDMDADGDVDQCPMWTFPTVRPTSMNKLQKGYTHTDSESGDSVKRQPKSQCLSALVTPTFRELKEKRRASGGGVGAIEELENAFNLAEESCPGISDRLVTHVMERVCRFSLNGNTTPSLR; from the exons ATGGCACACCTTCGAGACATGCAGAACCAG AATACTCGGTTGGACCCTGAGGAGTACTTCACCAAGCAGGAGCGGATCGGCAAGGGTTCGTTTGGAGAGGTCTACAAAGGCATCAACAACCGCACAAAGGAGGTGGTGGCCATTAAAATTATAGACCTGGAGGAGGCAGAGGACGAGATAGAAGACATTCAGCAGGAGATCACGGTGCTGAGCCAGTGCGACAGTccttatgttacaaagtattatGGCTCATATCTGAAG GGAACAAAGCTGTGGATTATCATGGAGTATTTAGGTGGAGGATCTGCTCTGGATCTA CTCCGTCCAGGACCTCTTGAAGAAACTTACATTGCTACTATACTGAGGGAAATACTAAAGGGGCTGGAGTATCTGCACTCTGAAAGGAAGATTCACAGAGATATCAAAG CTGCCAATGTGCTCTTGTCAGAGCAGGGTGATGTGAAGCTGGCAGATTTTGGGGTGGCGGGGCAGCTGACAGACACTCAGATCAAGAGGAACACATTTGTCGGCACGCCTTTCTGGATGGCCCCGGAGGTCATTAAGCAGTCAGCCTACGACTTTAAG GCTGATATCTGGTCTCTGGGAATCACCGCCATTGAGTTGGCCAAAGGGGAACCCCCCAACTCTGATCTACACCCCATGAGAGTCCTCTTCCTAATCCCCAAAAACACTCCACCCACATTGGAAGGCCCTTACAGCAAACCCTTTAAAGAATTTGTAGAGGCTTGTCTAAATAAAGACCCCCGTTTT AGACCAACAGCCAAAGAGCTTCTGAAACACAAGTTTATCACACGTTACACCAAGAAGACAGCTTATCTGACAGAGCTGATTGACCGCTACCGCCGCTGGAAATCAGAGGGACACGGGGAGGAGTCCAGCTCTGACGACTCGGACAT GGATGCTGATGGTGATGTAGATCAGTGTCCCATGTGGACCTTCCCCACAGTCAGGCCCACTTCTATGAACAAGTTACAGAAGGGCTACACGCACACAGATTCAGAG TCAGGAGATTCTGTGAAAAGGCAACCAAAGTCACAGTGCTTGTCTGCTTTGGTAACACCCACCTTCAGAGAG TTGAAGGAGAAGCGGCGGGCAAGTGGCGGCGGAGTAGGAGCCATTGAGGAACTGGAGAATGCCTTCAACCTGGCAGAGGAGTCCTGTCCGGGCATCTCTGACCGTCTCGTTACACATGTGATGGAGAGAGTGTGCAG GTTTTCTTTAAATGGCAACACCACCCCGTCTTTGCGGTGA
- the LOC101485256 gene encoding mitochondrial fission factor homolog A isoform X1, producing MSGATFNTPSAEVAEMNRIHFELEYTEGISQRMRIPETLKVAPESQAGSIPLQQPLPTHTALMQVPERIVVAGDEGDPRFACPRDLDLIQSIPPVDLLNMKAPPRVLTLTEQPLDSLETDQTVNSQRNPSQAASFHGRPRRERSASENVSGRHSSQISRGDVSVTPSPSAPPVRLCPPLCSPEDANINLFTAAGLLSYIQSTTRRAYQQVLEVLDDSHRRTHLDLALDLNPDESGLVDASSLRRQIVKLNRRLQLLEEENKERSKREVILYSATVAFWLINTWIWFRR from the exons ATGAGTGGGGCAACTTTCAATACCCCCTCTGCAGAGGTGGCTGAGATGAATCGCATCCATTTTGAGCTGGAGTATACAGAGGGCATCAGCCAGCGCATGCGAATCCCAGAGACCCTCAAAGTGGCCCCAGAGAGCCAAGCGGGATCCATACCACTTCAGCAGCCTTTGCCCACTCACACAGCTCTGATGCAGGTTCCTGAGAGGATTGTTGTTGCAG GGGATGAAGGGGATCCTCGATTTGCATGTCCAAGAGACTTGGATCTGATTCAGTCCATTCCTCCTGTGGACCTCCTGAACATGAAGGCCCCTCCACGTGTCCTCACCCTTACCGAGCAGCCTCTGGATTCGCTTGAAACAGACCAAACTGTCAACTCGCAGCGCAATCCCAGCCAAGCG GCCAGCTTTCATGGTCGGCCTCGAAGGGAGCGCAGCGCGAGTGAGAACGTATCCGGCCGTCACAGCAGTCAGATCAGCAGAGGCGATGTAAG TGTAACCCCTTCCCCTTCTGCCCCCCCAGTCCGTTTGTGTCCTCCCCTCTGTTCCCCCGAGGATGCAAACATCAACCTGTTTACAGCTGCTGGGCTCCTGTCGTACATCCAGTCAACAACACGCCGTGCTTACCAGCAGGTCCTTGAGGTCCTCGATGACAGCCATCGCAg GACACACCTGGATCTGGCCCTGGATTTAAACCCTGATGAGTCCGGCTTAGTGGATGCCTCCTCACTGAGACGACAG attgtGAAGTTGAATCGGCGTCTGCAGCTGTTGgaggaagaaaacaaagaacgcTCAAAGCGAGAGGTGATCCTGTATTCTGCCACCGTAGCTTTCTGGCTCATTAACACCTGGATCTGGTTCCGTCGCTAG
- the LOC101485256 gene encoding mitochondrial fission factor homolog A isoform X2: MNRIHFELEYTEGISQRMRIPETLKVAPESQAGSIPLQQPLPTHTALMQVPERIVVAGDEGDPRFACPRDLDLIQSIPPVDLLNMKAPPRVLTLTEQPLDSLETDQTVNSQRNPSQAASFHGRPRRERSASENVSGRHSSQISRGDVSVTPSPSAPPVRLCPPLCSPEDANINLFTAAGLLSYIQSTTRRAYQQVLEVLDDSHRRTHLDLALDLNPDESGLVDASSLRRQIVKLNRRLQLLEEENKERSKREVILYSATVAFWLINTWIWFRR; encoded by the exons ATGAATCGCATCCATTTTGAGCTGGAGTATACAGAGGGCATCAGCCAGCGCATGCGAATCCCAGAGACCCTCAAAGTGGCCCCAGAGAGCCAAGCGGGATCCATACCACTTCAGCAGCCTTTGCCCACTCACACAGCTCTGATGCAGGTTCCTGAGAGGATTGTTGTTGCAG GGGATGAAGGGGATCCTCGATTTGCATGTCCAAGAGACTTGGATCTGATTCAGTCCATTCCTCCTGTGGACCTCCTGAACATGAAGGCCCCTCCACGTGTCCTCACCCTTACCGAGCAGCCTCTGGATTCGCTTGAAACAGACCAAACTGTCAACTCGCAGCGCAATCCCAGCCAAGCG GCCAGCTTTCATGGTCGGCCTCGAAGGGAGCGCAGCGCGAGTGAGAACGTATCCGGCCGTCACAGCAGTCAGATCAGCAGAGGCGATGTAAG TGTAACCCCTTCCCCTTCTGCCCCCCCAGTCCGTTTGTGTCCTCCCCTCTGTTCCCCCGAGGATGCAAACATCAACCTGTTTACAGCTGCTGGGCTCCTGTCGTACATCCAGTCAACAACACGCCGTGCTTACCAGCAGGTCCTTGAGGTCCTCGATGACAGCCATCGCAg GACACACCTGGATCTGGCCCTGGATTTAAACCCTGATGAGTCCGGCTTAGTGGATGCCTCCTCACTGAGACGACAG attgtGAAGTTGAATCGGCGTCTGCAGCTGTTGgaggaagaaaacaaagaacgcTCAAAGCGAGAGGTGATCCTGTATTCTGCCACCGTAGCTTTCTGGCTCATTAACACCTGGATCTGGTTCCGTCGCTAG